One window of the Colletotrichum destructivum chromosome 6, complete sequence genome contains the following:
- a CDS encoding Putative Zinc finger C2H2-type: protein MSRSLPREAMNERPRKLRKQMHHGTLCAMPPAPSRPDAFASLPPCWPPDNWSLADFYHGPAIVGEHAWSQAHGVGQIDHAFPKPLPRHEQSALAFFQPVPSLTQVPPPPAWSTVSSVTFSSPSVVSQPSSAGSGCSPTRRDFPYEWPTRKASPSATSSVTQTATEPLENRAQSRFVCLGPQCDETFDSEEDFKSHCKTVHTHTCNWAGCDQPSFSTKDGLTWHVKLEHLLICPAPGCTETSFQTKQILESHIRCAHPEASGEGTGKGKEPAATSKPKARAMASTNSSQGSNALAAPSQDSNEDRAIKQILSVAVSKKKCREQLKNVVEKKYRKQNGQTPRTADSPSDFSRAQLCRMVENASFPLVWEHGVLPFLVEFIPKWCGPNHVVSVTRGKTPGSRRVCIMTKQKPSRTRRIIIAVHIRDLLPENHRSTITFAFVTGAVDRMVWARGLSREMPDEVCMARNPYYFKNPCMGDSIGIHGTDDFKESTSTLGPCLLVGGGSYWLANFHPFVDAYHHRASVRVEHPSPSDRASCIDERHDTMPDTDFTLGSLTATSGIDLKTTRISHDPYWEELDKEAPLIVTDWILIASKTRQANILRRFPSDTMPLLKEVPVKKMSVVTPGATVVSTGRTSGQQRGQICEIPAYVSAEENGTGKATREWFVEEPYPFDDEESWIRGGIGVEGDSGAAIVDADTNALVGQLWGRNKYFGAGPRLTFFTPIGDLFDDIQEKCGQQARPQLLQYRDESDCYPVDPSCRQCFDLRTYLDSRRNSRESLRSMIGRNESDHGDLTSIGGTSELATPKDHAFGSRHSGVEEVGSSFTSIMSPSAFHHSAFASILSPSATHPLALTPQPGTPGIVDIKSPYALTLSTEDLYDEETCTNTAGAAAGKRAAATPSVRSSIQNAKRQRLH from the exons ATGTCCCGCTCCCTCCCCCGAGAGGCGATGAACGAGCGGCCGAGGAAACTTCGAAAGCAGATGCACCATGGCACCCTCTGCGCCATGCCCCCGGCCCCCTCACGCCCCGATGCCTTTGCCTCGCTTCCGCCTTGCTGGCCGCCTGACAACTGGTCACTCGCCGACTTCTATCATGGGCCCGCCATCGTCGGGGAGCACGCCTGGTCACAGGCCCATGGAGTTGGTCAGATAGACCACGCCTTTCCCAAACCTTTGCCCAGGCACGAACAGTCAGCACTTGCCTTCTTCCAGCCTGttccctccctcacccaggTACCTCCTCCCCCGGCTTGGAGCACCGTGTCCAGCGTTAccttctcctcgccttcTGTCGTCTCTCAGCCTTCTTCTGCCGGTTCGGGCTGCTCGCCGACCCGGAGAGACTTTCCGTACGAGTGGCCAACAAGGAAGGCGTCGCCTTCCGCCACCTCGTCCGTGACACAGACTGCCACCGAGCCATTGGAGAACCGCGCCCAAAGTCGCTTCGTCTGCCTCGGTCCCCAATGCGACGAGACCTTTGACAGCGAGGAAGACTTCAAGTCTCACTGCAAGACGGTCCACACGCACACATGCAACTGGGCAGGCTGTGACCAGCCAAGCTTCTCTACCAAGGACGGTCTCACTTGGCACGTCAAGCTCGAGCACCTTCTCATCTGTCCGGCTCCCGGTTGTACCGAGACTTCGTTCCAAACCAAACAGATCCTCGAGAGCCACATCAGATGTGCCCATCCGGAAGCTAGCGGCGAAGGAACCGGCAAAGGAAAGGAGCCAGCGGCGACATCCAAGCCTAAGGCTCGGGCCATGGCCTCCACGAACTCCTCTCAGGGATCAAACGCCCTTGCGGCCCCGTCACAGGATTCCAACGAGGACAGGGCCATCAAGCAGATACTGTCCGTGGCTGTATCCAAGAAGAAATGCCGGGAGCAACTTAAGAACGTTGTCGAGAAGAAGTACAGGAAACAGAATG GTCAAACCCCCCGAACAGCCGACAGCCCGAGTGACTTCTCCCGGGCTCAGCTGTGCCGGATGGTGGAAAACGCAAGCTTCCCTCTCGTATGGGAACACGGCGTCCTCCCGTTCCTCGTCGAGTTCATCCCGAAATGGTGCGGTCCGAACCACGTCGTCAGCGTCACCCGCGGTAAGACGCCAGGATCCCGACGAGTCTGCATCATGACCAAACAGAAACCATCTCGGACTCGCCGCATCATCATCGCAGTCCATATCAGAGACCTCCTCCCCGAGAACCATCGATCCACAATCACCTTCGCCTTTGTtaccggcgccgtcgaccgcaTGGTCTGGGCGAGGGGGCTGAGCAGGGAGATGCCAGACGAGGTCTGCATGGCCAGGAACCCCTACTACTTCAAGAACCCGTGTATGGGCGACAGCATCGGCATCCACGGCACCGACGACTTCAAGGAGAGCACCTCCACCTTGGGCCCCTGCttgctcgtcggcggcggcagctaCTGGCTGGCCAACTTCCACCCCTTCGTCGACGCTTATCATCACCGGGCATCGGTCCGCGTCGAGCATCCCTCCCCCAGCGATCGCGCAAGTTGCATCGACGAACGCCACGACACGATGCCCGACACGGATTTTACCCTCGGCAGCTTGACCGCCACATCTGGCATCGACCTGAAGACGACTCGCATCTCACACGATCCCTACTGGGAGGAACTGGATAAGGAAGCCCCTTTGATCGTGACCGACTGGATCCTCATTGCCTCCAAGACACGTCAAGCAAACATCCTCCGCCGATTCCCCTCCGACACCATGCCTCTGTTGAAAGAAGTACCCGTCAAGAAGATGAGCGTGGTCACCCCAGGCGCGACGGTGGTTTCCACCGGACGCACGTCGGGTCAACAGCGCGGCCAGATCTGCGAGATCCCGGCCTACGTCAGCGCTGAAGAGAACGGCACCGGCAAGGCAACGCGCGAGTGGTTCGTCGAAGAGCCGTACCCCTTCGATGATGAAGAGAGCTGGATCCGCGGAGGCATCGGCGTGGAGGGTgacagcggcgccgccatcgttgACGCCGACACGAATGCTCTGGTCGGTCAGCTTTGGGGCCGCAACAAGTACTTCGGTGCCGGTCCTCGACTAACGTTCTTCACTCCGATTGGCGACCTCTTTGACGACATTCAGGAGAAATGCGGCCAGCAGGCCCGGCCACAGCTCCTACAGTACAGGGACGAGTCGGATTGCTACCCGGTCGACCCCAGTTGCCGGCAATGCTTCGACCTACGCACGTATCTTGACAGCAGGCGCAACTCGCGTGAATCGTTGCGTTCCATGATCGGACGCAACGAAAGCGACCACGGCGATCTGACCTCGATAGGAGGGACATCGGAGCTCGCAACACCAAAGGACCATGCCTTTGGATCTCGCCACTCTGGCGTCGAAGAGGTCGGGTCTTCTTTCACCAGCATCATGTCGCCATCAGCATTCCATCACTCTGCTTTCGCCAGCAtcttgtcgccgtcggccactCATCCCTTAGCCTTGACCCCGCAGCCGGGAACCCCCGGTATCGTGGACATCAAGAGCCCGTACGCTCTCACCCTTAGCACAGAAGACCTTTACGACGAGGAAACGTGTACCAACAcggcgggcgccgccgcgggcaAGCGAGCAGCCGCAACACCCTCCGTGCGGAGCTCCATTCAGAATGCCAAGAGGCAGAGATTGCATTAA